One genomic region from Lysobacterales bacterium encodes:
- a CDS encoding SDR family NAD(P)-dependent oxidoreductase — protein sequence MSLLCIVTGASRGLGAALARGLLARGAELLCLSRGLDATLQSDANAAGRRLEQWRVDLADAQPVAARVEGWLEARGPAGLSGLLLINNAAVLETPGPFESQAGADIVRALRVGLEAPLLLSRAVLRASAHWPLDRRILNISSGLGRRPLAGLATYCAIKAGLDHFSRTLAAEQAEATRPARVCALAPGIIDTGMQVQLRGADPQAFAARQVFEGFLSQGALDTPEQAASKVIELLLSARFGADAVADVRE from the coding sequence ATGTCATTGCTTTGCATCGTTACCGGCGCCAGTCGGGGCCTGGGTGCGGCGCTGGCCCGCGGGCTGCTGGCCCGCGGTGCCGAGCTGCTGTGTCTGTCGCGCGGCCTGGATGCGACGCTGCAGTCCGACGCCAATGCTGCGGGGCGCAGGCTTGAGCAATGGCGGGTGGATCTGGCGGATGCACAGCCCGTGGCTGCGCGCGTTGAGGGCTGGCTGGAAGCGCGTGGTCCGGCGGGCCTGAGTGGCCTGCTGCTGATCAACAACGCCGCGGTTCTGGAAACCCCGGGTCCGTTCGAGTCGCAGGCAGGTGCGGACATCGTGCGCGCGCTGCGCGTCGGGCTGGAGGCGCCCCTGCTGCTGAGCCGCGCTGTGCTGCGGGCGAGTGCGCACTGGCCGCTCGATCGACGCATTCTCAACATCTCATCGGGCCTCGGCCGACGACCGCTGGCCGGCTTAGCGACCTACTGCGCGATCAAGGCCGGGCTCGATCACTTCAGCCGCACGCTCGCCGCGGAGCAGGCCGAAGCGACGCGGCCTGCGCGGGTATGTGCGCTGGCGCCGGGCATCATCGACACCGGTATGCAGGTGCAGCTGCGCGGCGCCGATCCCCAAGCCTTTGCGGCGCGGCAGGTGTTCGAAGGCTTTCTTTCCCAGGGTGCGCTGGACACGCCTGAGCAGGCGGCGTCCAAGGTGATCGAACTGCTGCTGTCGGCCCGCTTCGGTGCCGATGCAGTCGCCGATGTGCGCGAGTAG
- a CDS encoding superoxide dismutase, with translation MIAILRFCLGALLSCATSAALAQAFALPALPYAADALEPHMDAKTVRIHHGRHHQAFVSTLNAAVQQDPRLEGMTLEQILRGVSEYSMAVRNNGGGHYNHSLFWSLLAPAGQGGEPSPELIEAINARFGSLEAFKREFENASLSVFGAGWAWLIRTESGELAITTTPNEDNPLMDVVSPNGEPLLALDLWEHAHYLQHQNLRADYVRGWWPIVNWNAVNRRFAGG, from the coding sequence GTGATCGCCATCCTGCGTTTTTGCCTCGGCGCTCTTCTGTCGTGCGCTACCAGCGCCGCCCTCGCCCAGGCTTTCGCGTTGCCGGCACTGCCCTACGCGGCGGACGCACTCGAACCGCACATGGACGCGAAGACCGTGCGCATCCACCACGGCCGACATCATCAGGCCTTTGTCAGCACTCTCAACGCCGCGGTACAGCAGGATCCGCGCCTCGAAGGCATGACCCTGGAGCAGATTCTTCGCGGCGTTTCCGAATACAGCATGGCGGTTCGCAACAACGGCGGCGGCCACTACAACCACAGCCTGTTCTGGAGCCTGCTGGCCCCGGCAGGCCAGGGCGGCGAGCCCAGCCCCGAACTGATTGAGGCCATCAATGCCAGGTTCGGCTCGCTGGAGGCCTTCAAGCGCGAGTTCGAGAACGCCTCACTGTCGGTCTTCGGCGCGGGCTGGGCCTGGCTGATCCGCACCGAGTCGGGCGAGCTGGCGATCACCACCACGCCCAACGAGGACAACCCGCTGATGGATGTGGTGAGCCCCAACGGCGAGCCCCTGCTGGCCCTCGACCTGTGGGAGCACGCCCATTACCTGCAGCATCAGAACCTGCGCGCCGACTACGTGCGCGGCTGGTGGCCGATCGTCAACTGGAACGCGGTCAACCGCCGTTTCGCGGGCGGCTGA
- a CDS encoding TonB-dependent receptor, which translates to MSNPKHSTLALTIALVLAAPLPAVAQSEGAQDEARELDQVVVTGTRVAGRSATDTAVPLDVVDVAQLERTGSPELNQALSVTLPSFNFPRPGLTDGTDTVRPATLRGLSPDQSLVLVNSKRRHSAALVNVNGSVGRGAAAVDLNTIPTAAVQGIEVLRDGASAQYGSDAISGVINVLLRDASEGGNASVSYGVRETSYTTPVTPGPANANWPTPSTISRDRTDGDTVTVSGWKGFGLGEDGYVTLSAEYKDQQRTERGGYDHRQQYPLVNGQFDPREANIDRFNAWYGEPDLQQLTLFGNAGVNLADGGRLYAWASYQGREADSAGFFRRALDDRNVIQIYPNGFLPIISPNVDDYSFAFGYEWTRGEWDLDASLGWGRNEMAFTINNTLNRSLGPSSKTSFNAGGYDYDQLVLNLSGVRSADVAAFSSPLNIALGAETRRESYSIFAGEPDSYRNGGILLPNGTPTASGAQVFPGFRPSNEVDESRQAVGVYLDLEANLTEKLLGSAAVRFENYSDFGSNSTGKLALRYDFSEAFALRGSAQTGFRAPSVQQQYFTATSTNFINGVPFDITTFPVASAEARALGAQPLEAEESVNFSLGAVLSLGSVSLTVDAYRIDIDDRIVLSENLTAANVRQYLTSQGFIGIGGGRFFINGVDTETQGVDVVLNWPLETDAAGRFDFTLLGNYNETKVTRVPSTSQLSSLTPPPVLFDRINVLTFERGTPKDKYAANVDWTYDRFGATFRATRYGEVLTPGTTAANDFLLGPKVLLDLEARVDVTEQWRVAVGAENLTDEYPDAFTINLNTTGNTPYSNYSPFGRSGRLLYARVSYDF; encoded by the coding sequence ATGTCCAACCCCAAGCACTCCACGCTTGCCCTCACCATCGCTCTTGTGCTGGCAGCGCCACTGCCCGCCGTCGCGCAGTCGGAGGGCGCGCAGGACGAGGCCCGCGAACTGGATCAGGTCGTCGTCACCGGCACACGCGTGGCGGGACGCTCCGCCACCGACACCGCGGTGCCGCTGGATGTCGTGGATGTCGCTCAGCTTGAACGCACCGGCTCGCCGGAACTCAATCAGGCGCTGTCGGTCACCCTGCCGTCCTTCAACTTCCCGCGTCCGGGCCTCACCGACGGCACCGACACGGTGCGTCCGGCCACCCTGCGCGGCCTCTCGCCCGACCAGAGCCTGGTGCTGGTCAACTCGAAGCGCCGCCACTCGGCCGCACTCGTCAACGTCAACGGCTCGGTGGGTCGCGGCGCCGCCGCGGTCGATCTGAACACCATTCCCACCGCCGCCGTGCAGGGCATCGAAGTGCTGCGCGATGGCGCCTCCGCGCAGTACGGCTCGGACGCCATCTCCGGCGTCATCAATGTGCTGCTGCGCGATGCCAGCGAAGGCGGCAACGCCAGCGTCTCCTACGGCGTGCGCGAAACCAGCTACACCACGCCGGTGACCCCCGGCCCGGCCAACGCCAACTGGCCCACGCCCTCCACCATCAGCCGCGACCGCACCGACGGCGACACCGTCACCGTGTCCGGCTGGAAGGGCTTCGGCTTGGGCGAGGACGGCTACGTCACCCTGTCTGCCGAGTACAAGGACCAGCAGCGCACCGAGCGCGGCGGCTATGACCACCGCCAGCAGTACCCGCTGGTCAACGGCCAGTTCGATCCGCGCGAAGCCAACATCGATCGCTTCAACGCCTGGTACGGGGAGCCCGATCTGCAGCAGCTCACGCTGTTCGGCAACGCCGGCGTCAACCTGGCCGATGGCGGCAGGCTCTACGCCTGGGCCAGCTACCAGGGTCGAGAAGCCGACTCGGCGGGCTTCTTCCGCCGCGCGCTCGACGACCGCAATGTCATCCAGATCTACCCGAACGGCTTCCTGCCGATCATCTCGCCCAACGTCGATGACTACAGCTTTGCCTTCGGCTACGAGTGGACCCGCGGCGAATGGGATCTCGATGCCTCGCTGGGCTGGGGTCGCAACGAGATGGCCTTCACCATCAACAACACCCTGAACCGCTCGCTCGGGCCGTCCAGCAAGACCTCCTTCAACGCCGGCGGCTACGACTACGACCAGCTGGTGCTGAACCTGTCGGGCGTGCGTTCTGCCGATGTCGCGGCCTTCAGCTCGCCGCTCAACATCGCCCTGGGCGCCGAAACCCGCCGCGAGAGCTATTCGATCTTCGCGGGCGAGCCCGATTCCTACCGCAACGGCGGCATCCTGCTGCCGAACGGCACGCCTACCGCTTCGGGTGCGCAGGTCTTCCCCGGCTTCCGTCCGTCCAACGAGGTCGACGAGAGTCGCCAGGCCGTCGGCGTCTATCTCGACCTTGAAGCGAACCTCACCGAGAAGCTGCTGGGCTCGGCGGCCGTGCGCTTCGAGAACTACTCCGACTTCGGCTCCAACAGCACCGGCAAGCTGGCCCTGCGCTATGACTTCAGCGAGGCCTTCGCTTTGCGCGGTTCAGCGCAGACCGGCTTCCGCGCGCCCAGCGTGCAGCAGCAGTACTTCACCGCGACCTCGACCAATTTCATCAACGGCGTACCCTTCGACATCACCACCTTCCCGGTGGCCTCAGCGGAGGCGCGGGCGCTCGGCGCGCAGCCGCTGGAGGCCGAGGAGTCGGTCAACTTCTCCCTGGGAGCGGTGCTCAGCCTCGGCAGCGTGTCGCTCACCGTCGACGCTTACCGCATCGACATCGACGATCGCATCGTGCTGAGCGAAAACCTGACCGCTGCCAACGTGCGCCAGTACCTGACTTCGCAGGGCTTCATCGGCATCGGCGGCGGCCGCTTCTTCATCAACGGCGTCGACACCGAAACCCAAGGCGTGGACGTGGTGCTGAACTGGCCGCTGGAGACCGACGCTGCCGGCCGCTTCGACTTCACCCTGCTCGGCAACTACAACGAAACCAAGGTCACCCGCGTGCCGAGCACCTCGCAGCTGTCCTCGCTGACGCCGCCGCCGGTGCTGTTCGATCGCATCAACGTGCTGACCTTCGAGCGCGGCACCCCGAAGGACAAGTACGCCGCCAACGTCGACTGGACCTACGACCGCTTCGGCGCCACCTTCCGCGCCACCCGCTACGGCGAGGTGCTGACGCCCGGCACCACGGCGGCGAACGACTTCCTGCTCGGCCCGAAGGTGCTGCTGGATCTGGAAGCCCGTGTCGACGTCACCGAGCAGTGGCGCGTGGCAGTCGGCGCGGAAAACCTGACCGACGAGTATCCCGATGCCTTCACCATCAACCTCAACACCACCGGCAACACGCCCTACTCGAACTACTCGCCCTTCGGCCGCAGCGGACGCCTGCTGTACGCGCGGGTGAGCTACGACTTCTGA
- a CDS encoding beta-lactamase family protein: MHTRPATPEASADPCALLVSPRPQRARASVGRATQRPRLAVASWVFAALLLGLLPQADAQQGPGCDFGPSLQRFESMRQREGLPGAALLLGNRQGLLVEHYAGSYSAQTVVAIASASKLLSAVRILQLSDRGVLDLDAPIGPLLPEFSGDKAGMTLDQLFSHTSGYGNDSGAPEITDRSISLAQAVQQIACCRDFPAGYRVGGQFAYGGVSMHIGGRAAEVASGQDWQQGWQQALGAPLGITSIDWQAFGATTNYMIAGGARSNLRDYAAVLHLLTNEGVAASGARLLSRDSVFELWRDRVADLPVIDPPPTAEPPIRYGLGSWFLPQRPATRPPLIHSLGAFGFMPWIDFEAGLFGVFMVRGLPGINTRLISDYEALFVELRAAAEAPGCREFERFDSVFADGLEGEGRPLLPAR, translated from the coding sequence ATGCACACCCGCCCCGCGACACCCGAAGCCTCTGCTGATCCCTGTGCCCTCCTCGTTTCTCCGCGGCCCCAGCGGGCTCGTGCCAGCGTCGGCAGAGCGACTCAACGCCCTCGCCTCGCGGTCGCGTCATGGGTCTTCGCCGCCCTGCTGCTCGGGCTGCTGCCGCAGGCGGATGCGCAGCAGGGGCCGGGCTGCGATTTCGGCCCCAGCCTGCAGCGCTTCGAGTCGATGCGTCAGCGTGAAGGGCTGCCGGGCGCGGCCCTGCTCCTCGGCAACCGCCAGGGCCTGCTGGTTGAGCACTACGCCGGCAGCTACAGCGCCCAGACCGTGGTCGCGATCGCCTCGGCCAGCAAGCTGCTGAGCGCGGTGCGCATCCTGCAGCTCAGCGATCGCGGCGTGCTCGACCTGGACGCACCAATCGGCCCGCTGCTGCCGGAGTTCAGCGGCGACAAGGCGGGCATGACGCTCGACCAGCTGTTCTCGCACACCTCGGGATACGGCAACGACTCGGGCGCGCCCGAGATCACCGACCGCAGCATCAGCCTGGCTCAAGCGGTGCAGCAGATCGCCTGCTGCCGCGACTTTCCGGCGGGCTACCGCGTCGGCGGGCAGTTCGCCTACGGTGGAGTGTCGATGCACATCGGCGGCCGCGCGGCCGAAGTCGCCAGCGGCCAGGACTGGCAGCAGGGCTGGCAGCAGGCCCTGGGCGCGCCACTTGGCATCACCAGCATCGATTGGCAGGCGTTTGGCGCGACCACCAACTACATGATCGCGGGTGGCGCCCGCTCCAATCTCCGGGACTACGCTGCCGTTCTGCACCTGCTGACCAACGAGGGTGTCGCCGCCTCGGGCGCCCGCCTGCTGTCGCGCGACAGCGTGTTCGAGCTGTGGCGCGATCGCGTCGCCGATCTTCCCGTGATCGATCCGCCGCCCACCGCCGAGCCCCCCATCCGCTATGGACTCGGCAGCTGGTTCCTGCCGCAGCGTCCGGCCACGCGTCCCCCGCTCATCCACAGCCTGGGCGCCTTCGGCTTCATGCCCTGGATCGACTTCGAGGCAGGGCTGTTCGGCGTGTTCATGGTGCGCGGGCTGCCCGGCATCAACACGCGACTGATCTCGGACTACGAGGCACTGTTCGTCGAGCTGCGCGCGGCGGCGGAAGCGCCGGGCTGCCGCGAGTTCGAACGCTTCGACAGCGTGTTTGCGGATGGTCTCGAGGGCGAAGGTCGACCGCTGCTTCCTGCGCGCTGA
- a CDS encoding long-chain-fatty-acid--CoA ligase, translating to MSASRPWLAHYPKGVPAEIDLEQYRNIVSVLEDSCDRYRSKPAFENMGKTISYDELDRLSYQFACHLLLDLKLKKGDRVALMMPNLLQYPVAIFGVLRAGLTVVNTNPLYTPRELKHQLNDSGAVAIVVVENFANVVQEVVKDTQVKHVFTTGVGDMLGFPKRYIVNFVLKYVRKAVPDYSLPGAVNFVDAVNAGAGKKLPTIDIAPSDIAFLQYTGGTTGVSKGAMLTHRNLVANMQQSSAWLGTNVKLGEEEIITALPLYHIFALTANCLVFIKFGGLNHLITNPRDMPGFVKTLSGIRFTAITGVNTLFNGLLNTPGFDKLDFSRLHLTLGGGMAVQRAVAERWKKVTGVTLVEAYGLTETSPAACINPMDLKDFNGAIGLPVPSTEASVQDESGQILPIGEVGELCIRGPQVMAGYWQRPEETAKVLTADGWLKTGDMAKMDANGYCYIVDRKKDMILVSGFNVYPNEIEDVIATHPGVLEVAAVGVPDEKSGEAVKVVIVKKDPNLTADDIKNHCRHELTGYKQPRYIEFRTELPKTNVGKILRRELRDSATT from the coding sequence ATGAGCGCCTCGCGCCCGTGGCTGGCCCACTACCCGAAAGGTGTCCCCGCCGAGATCGATCTCGAGCAGTACCGCAACATCGTGTCGGTACTGGAGGACAGCTGCGACCGGTACCGCAGCAAGCCCGCCTTCGAGAACATGGGCAAGACGATCAGCTATGACGAGCTGGATCGCCTGAGCTACCAGTTCGCCTGTCACCTGCTGCTGGATCTCAAGCTCAAGAAGGGCGATCGCGTCGCGCTGATGATGCCGAACCTGCTGCAGTACCCGGTGGCGATCTTCGGCGTGCTGCGCGCGGGGCTGACGGTGGTCAACACCAACCCGCTCTACACGCCGCGCGAGCTGAAGCATCAGCTCAATGATTCCGGCGCTGTCGCCATCGTCGTGGTCGAGAACTTCGCCAACGTCGTGCAGGAAGTCGTCAAGGACACCCAGGTCAAACACGTCTTCACCACCGGCGTGGGCGACATGTTGGGCTTCCCCAAGCGCTACATCGTCAACTTCGTGCTGAAGTACGTGCGCAAAGCGGTGCCTGACTATAGCCTGCCGGGGGCGGTGAACTTCGTCGACGCGGTGAACGCCGGTGCAGGCAAGAAGCTGCCCACGATCGACATCGCGCCGTCCGACATCGCCTTCCTGCAGTACACCGGCGGCACCACCGGCGTGTCCAAGGGCGCCATGCTGACCCACCGCAACCTGGTGGCGAACATGCAGCAGTCCTCGGCTTGGCTCGGCACCAACGTCAAGCTGGGTGAGGAAGAGATCATCACCGCCCTGCCGCTCTACCACATCTTTGCGCTGACGGCGAACTGTCTGGTCTTCATCAAGTTCGGCGGGCTGAACCATCTGATCACCAACCCGCGCGACATGCCGGGCTTCGTCAAGACGCTGTCGGGTATCCGCTTCACCGCGATCACCGGCGTCAACACGCTGTTCAACGGTCTGCTCAACACTCCGGGCTTCGACAAGCTCGATTTCTCCCGCCTGCATCTGACCTTGGGCGGCGGTATGGCCGTGCAGCGCGCTGTGGCCGAGCGCTGGAAGAAGGTGACCGGCGTGACCCTGGTCGAAGCCTATGGCCTGACCGAAACCTCGCCCGCCGCCTGCATCAACCCGATGGATCTCAAGGACTTCAACGGCGCCATCGGCCTGCCGGTGCCCAGCACTGAAGCCTCGGTCCAGGACGAGAGCGGCCAGATCCTGCCAATCGGCGAAGTGGGCGAGCTGTGCATCCGCGGCCCGCAGGTGATGGCCGGCTACTGGCAGCGGCCGGAAGAGACCGCCAAGGTGCTGACCGCCGACGGCTGGCTCAAGACGGGCGACATGGCCAAGATGGACGCGAACGGCTACTGCTACATCGTCGATCGCAAGAAGGACATGATCTTGGTGTCCGGCTTCAACGTGTATCCGAACGAGATCGAAGACGTGATCGCGACCCACCCGGGCGTGCTCGAAGTCGCAGCGGTCGGCGTGCCTGACGAGAAGTCCGGCGAGGCGGTGAAGGTGGTGATCGTCAAGAAGGACCCCAACCTCACCGCTGACGACATCAAGAACCACTGCCGCCACGAGCTGACCGGCTACAAGCAGCCGCGCTACATCGAGTTCCGCACCGAGCTGCCGAAAACCAATGTCGGCAAGATCCTGCGGCGAGAACTGCGGGACAGCGCAACGACCTGA
- a CDS encoding nuclear transport factor 2 family protein: MLLLILAACSRAPAEQRLREAMAGLQAAIEARDVGDAMAFVGDDFIGTGSLDREGARNLLRVMVLRHQTLGLSLGPAEIELFDGRASVRFTAVATGGQGALLPQSARVWNVETAWREDGDDWQLISADWK, encoded by the coding sequence GTGCTGCTGCTGATCCTCGCCGCCTGCAGCCGCGCGCCGGCAGAGCAGCGCCTGCGCGAGGCGATGGCCGGTCTGCAGGCCGCGATCGAGGCGCGCGATGTCGGTGACGCCATGGCCTTTGTCGGCGACGACTTCATCGGCACCGGCAGCCTCGACCGCGAGGGCGCGCGCAATCTGCTGCGCGTGATGGTGCTGCGCCACCAGACCCTGGGCCTGAGCCTCGGCCCGGCCGAGATCGAACTGTTCGATGGTCGCGCCAGCGTGCGCTTCACTGCGGTTGCGACGGGCGGGCAGGGGGCGCTTCTGCCGCAGTCGGCGCGGGTGTGGAATGTCGAGACCGCCTGGCGCGAAGACGGCGACGATTGGCAGCTGATCTCGGCGGACTGGAAGTAG
- the serS gene encoding serine--tRNA ligase, producing MLDPQLLRAHLLDTAERLKSTRGFELDVERLQALEAERKQIQTRTQELQSLRNSKSKEIGALMGQIARLGAGDAAQAESVKAKVDELKREVASFAEELTNGEQRLEQIRLSIDMISLGVPNLPGEDVPLGGSEADNVEQHRWGTPRAFDFAVKDHVELGAHKGWLDGDAGAKLSGARFTVLRGELARLHRALAQYMLDLHTLQHGYVEHNIPLLVNGATLVGTGQLPKFEEDLFATFHRFDSESGRRIVGSFESVLALKRSFEKVQEGGVDALGHALDTLQAYQNHLVDRYLIPTSEVPLTNLVRDSIVEDAELPMKLTAHSMCFRAEAGSYGRDVRGMIRQHQFEKVELVAIARPSESEAVHQAMVRHAETVLETLGLPYRKVLLCTGDMGFSARKTYDLEVWLPAQNAYREISSISNCGDFQARRMQARWRNPETGKPEPLHTLNGSGVAVGRALIAVMENYQNADGSITVPEALRAYMGGAERIA from the coding sequence ATGCTCGACCCACAGCTGCTGCGCGCCCACCTGCTCGACACCGCCGAGCGCCTCAAGAGCACCCGCGGCTTCGAACTCGACGTCGAGCGCCTGCAGGCCCTGGAGGCTGAGCGCAAGCAGATCCAGACGCGCACGCAGGAGCTGCAGAGCCTGCGCAACTCGAAGTCAAAGGAGATCGGCGCGCTGATGGGCCAGATCGCGCGTCTTGGCGCCGGCGACGCCGCCCAGGCGGAATCGGTCAAGGCCAAGGTCGATGAGCTCAAGCGCGAGGTCGCCTCCTTCGCGGAAGAGCTGACTAACGGCGAACAGCGCCTGGAGCAGATCCGACTCTCCATCGACATGATCAGCCTGGGCGTGCCCAACCTGCCGGGCGAGGACGTGCCGCTGGGCGGCAGCGAGGCCGACAACGTCGAGCAGCACCGCTGGGGCACGCCGCGCGCCTTCGACTTCGCGGTCAAGGACCATGTCGAGCTGGGCGCGCACAAGGGCTGGCTGGACGGCGACGCCGGCGCAAAGCTGTCGGGCGCGCGCTTCACCGTGCTGCGCGGCGAGCTGGCCCGCCTGCATCGCGCGCTGGCCCAGTACATGCTCGACTTGCACACGCTGCAGCACGGGTACGTCGAGCACAACATACCTTTGCTCGTTAATGGGGCAACCCTCGTCGGCACCGGCCAGCTGCCGAAGTTCGAAGAAGACCTATTCGCGACCTTTCACAGGTTCGACTCCGAGTCTGGCCGAAGAATCGTCGGCTCGTTCGAGAGCGTCCTTGCGCTGAAGAGGTCGTTTGAAAAGGTGCAGGAAGGGGGTGTGGATGCTCTCGGTCACGCTCTCGACACACTGCAGGCTTATCAGAACCACCTCGTCGATCGCTACCTGATCCCCACCTCGGAAGTGCCGCTGACCAACCTGGTCCGCGACAGCATCGTCGAAGACGCCGAGCTGCCGATGAAGCTCACGGCGCACTCCATGTGCTTCCGTGCGGAAGCCGGAAGCTATGGCCGCGACGTGCGCGGCATGATCCGCCAGCACCAGTTCGAGAAGGTCGAGCTGGTCGCCATCGCGCGTCCGTCCGAGAGCGAGGCCGTACACCAGGCGATGGTGCGCCACGCCGAGACCGTGCTGGAGACCCTCGGCCTGCCGTATCGCAAGGTGCTGCTGTGCACCGGCGACATGGGATTCTCCGCGCGCAAGACCTACGACCTCGAAGTCTGGCTGCCGGCGCAGAACGCGTACCGCGAAATCAGCTCGATCAGCAACTGCGGCGACTTCCAGGCCCGCCGCATGCAGGCCCGCTGGCGCAACCCCGAAACCGGCAAGCCCGAGCCCCTGCACACGCTCAACGGCTCTGGCGTCGCCGTGGGCCGCGCCCTGATCGCGGTGATGGAGAACTATCAGAACGCCGACGGCTCGATCACCGTGCCCGAGGCGCTGCGTGCGTACATGGGTGGCGCCGAGCGGATTGCCTGA
- a CDS encoding ornithine cyclodeaminase has translation MTTLLTTLDVSRLVARLGLPQVLAQMVEYLEADFRRWNEFEKCARLASHSDVGVIELMPVTDAKEYSFKYVNGHPKNTREGLPTVMAFGVLADVDTGRPTLLSELTLTTAMRTAATSVMAAKHLARKNAKVMALIGNGAQSEFQALAFHYLMGIEEVRLFDVDPAATAKLLAHLQSVRGLRVVVCADTREAVRGADIITTVTADKTNAIILSADMLEPGMHINGVGGDCPGKTELAADVLRRASVFVEFEPQTRIEGDLQQMPADFGVTELWRVLCGDAEGRRNDSEITVFDSVGFALEDYSALRLLRDRAAELGLGETIGLIPGLADPKDLYGHLMGEATAASSARRAA, from the coding sequence ATGACCACCCTGCTCACCACCCTCGATGTCTCCCGCCTGGTTGCCCGCCTGGGTCTGCCGCAGGTGCTGGCGCAGATGGTCGAGTACCTGGAGGCCGACTTCCGCCGCTGGAACGAATTCGAAAAGTGCGCGCGTCTGGCCTCGCACTCCGACGTCGGCGTGATCGAGCTGATGCCGGTGACCGACGCCAAGGAGTACAGCTTCAAGTACGTCAACGGGCACCCCAAGAACACCCGCGAAGGCTTGCCCACGGTGATGGCCTTTGGCGTGCTGGCCGACGTCGACACCGGCCGCCCCACCCTGCTCTCCGAGCTGACGCTCACCACCGCCATGCGCACTGCGGCGACCTCGGTGATGGCGGCAAAGCACCTGGCGCGCAAGAACGCGAAGGTGATGGCGCTGATCGGCAACGGCGCGCAGAGTGAATTCCAGGCGCTGGCGTTTCACTACCTCATGGGCATCGAAGAAGTGCGTCTGTTCGATGTCGATCCGGCGGCGACCGCCAAGCTGCTGGCGCATCTGCAGTCCGTCCGCGGCCTGCGCGTGGTGGTCTGCGCGGATACGCGCGAGGCGGTTCGCGGCGCCGACATCATCACCACGGTCACCGCCGACAAGACCAACGCCATCATCCTCAGCGCCGACATGCTGGAGCCCGGCATGCACATCAACGGCGTCGGCGGCGACTGCCCCGGCAAGACCGAGCTGGCCGCCGACGTGCTGCGGCGCGCTTCAGTCTTCGTCGAGTTCGAGCCGCAAACGCGCATCGAGGGCGACCTGCAGCAGATGCCCGCGGACTTCGGTGTCACCGAACTGTGGCGCGTGCTGTGCGGCGATGCCGAAGGCCGTCGCAACGATTCCGAAATCACCGTCTTCGACTCGGTCGGCTTCGCGCTGGAGGACTACAGCGCCCTGCGCCTCTTGCGCGATCGCGCGGCCGAGTTGGGCCTGGGCGAGACCATTGGCCTGATTCCGGGGCTTGCCGATCCGAAGGATCTGTACGGGCACCTGATGGGTGAGGCCACCGCAGCATCGAGTGCGCGCCGCGCGGCGTGA
- a CDS encoding Lrp/AsnC family transcriptional regulator, with translation MDELDQQLIARLRANARASVAELAAALKVSRGTVTNRMAKLEREGVISGYTLRLRPDAAREEVRAWTSIAVEGNQLKVVHALLGEPGVAALHDTNGRWDLLAELRVRDLTELSAALERIRAMPGVSATETSLHLKSWRA, from the coding sequence ATGGACGAACTCGACCAGCAGCTGATCGCGCGCCTGCGCGCCAATGCCCGCGCCTCCGTGGCCGAACTCGCGGCGGCGCTGAAGGTGTCGCGCGGTACCGTCACCAACCGCATGGCCAAGCTGGAGCGCGAGGGCGTGATCAGCGGCTATACACTGCGGCTGCGCCCCGACGCCGCCCGCGAGGAAGTGCGGGCCTGGACGTCGATCGCGGTGGAAGGCAACCAGCTCAAGGTGGTGCATGCCCTGCTCGGCGAGCCCGGCGTCGCGGCCCTGCACGACACCAACGGACGCTGGGATCTGCTGGCCGAGCTGCGCGTACGCGATCTGACCGAACTGTCGGCCGCGCTGGAGCGTATCCGCGCGATGCCGGGCGTGAGCGCGACCGAGACCAGCCTGCATCTGAAGAGTTGGCGGGCGTGA